One part of the Rutidosis leptorrhynchoides isolate AG116_Rl617_1_P2 chromosome 1, CSIRO_AGI_Rlap_v1, whole genome shotgun sequence genome encodes these proteins:
- the LOC139886789 gene encoding uncharacterized protein, whose protein sequence is MPKYARFMKDLLTSRKKMESVSSVTLNAACTAVVTNQLPEKLEDPGCFTIPCLLGDLACMRALADLGASINLMPYSIYLKLAPGELRPTRMAIQLAGRSIKYPRGIIENMLVKTGTLVFPADFVVLDMEVDERIPLILGRPFLNTARCLIDVYGQQLTLRIGDQKVSFAIDKALKYPGYLDDTCYFLQTVDTHVEFLQEFPELQGTGECEIASDEGDVLDEVDLMTTLMAEGYEPTEEEHEELEKANAYRSKTSIEEAPELELKPLTDNLEYAFLGEESKLPVIIASDLSDCHGMAGVH, encoded by the exons ATGCCCAAGTATGCTCGGTTCATGAAGGATTTGCTTACCAGCCGGAAAAAGATGGAAAGTGTTTCATCCGTGACGTTAAATGCAGCATGTACAGCGGTGGTGACAAATCAACTTCCCGAGAAGTTGGAAGATCCGGGttgttttaccattccttgtttattgGGGGATCTTGCTTGTATGCGGGCATTGGCGGATTTGGGTGCTAGTATTAATTTAATGCCCTACTCTATTTACCTTAAACTAGCACCTGGGGAACTTAGACCCACTCGTATGGCCATACAACTAGCAGGCCGCTCTATTAAATACCCTCGTGGGAttatagagaacatgctagttaagaccgggacaTTAGTTTTCCCCGCCGACTTTGTAGTTCTAgacatggaagtggatgaaaggattccacttattttgggaagGCCATTTTTGAATACCGCTAGATGTctaattgatgtttatggccaacagttgacccttagaataGGTGACCAAAAGGTGTCCTTTGCTATTGATAAGGCATTAAAATACCCCGGTTACCTAGATGACACTTGTTATTTTTTGCAAACCGTGGACACACATGTTGAGTTTTTGCAGGAGTTTCCAGAATTGCAGGGAACAGGGGAATGTGAAATAGCAAGTGATGAAGGGGATGTGTTAGATGAGGTGGATTTGATGACCACCCTAATGGCTGAAGGTTATGAGCCAACCGAAGAAGAGCATGAGGAGTTGGAGAAAGCAAATGCATACAGGAGCAAAACTTCAATTGAAGAGGCTCCTGAATTAGAGTTGAAACCACTTACGGATAATTTGGAGTATGCTTTTCTTGGGGAGGAGTCTAAACTCCCAGTGATTATTGCTTCTGATCTTTCT gactgtcACGGGATGGCGGGTGTGCATTGA